A region of Tenuifilum sp. 4138str DNA encodes the following proteins:
- a CDS encoding acyl carrier protein has translation MSDIATRVKSIIVDKLGVDENEVTPEASFTNDLGADSLDTVELIMEFEKEFNLSIPDEEAEKISTVGDAIKYIEQHSK, from the coding sequence ATGTCAGACATTGCAACTAGAGTTAAGTCGATCATTGTTGACAAGCTTGGAGTAGATGAGAACGAAGTAACTCCTGAAGCTAGCTTTACCAACGATCTTGGTGCCGATTCACTTGACACCGTTGAGCTGATTATGGAATTCGAAAAGGAATTCAACCTTTCTATTCCCGATGAGGAAGCTGAAAAGATCAGCACCGTTGGTGATGCTATCAAGTACATTGAACAGCACAGCAAGTAA
- a CDS encoding L-threonylcarbamoyladenylate synthase, with amino-acid sequence MEDKTIIDETIKILRLGGIILYPTDTIWGLGCDATNEEAVAKLMALKKRNDSRGFIILVDLPARIPSYVVDIPEMAWDLIELSDKPLTIVFDKGKNLAPSVYGEKGTIAIRVTRSKFCQQLISRFGRPIVSTSANYSGNPFPKNFNEISQELISSVNFVVPETFDSESTGKPSSIIALGKGNQVRIFRE; translated from the coding sequence ATGGAAGACAAGACAATAATAGACGAAACAATTAAAATTTTACGCTTGGGTGGCATTATCCTTTACCCCACCGATACCATATGGGGTCTTGGCTGCGATGCCACCAACGAGGAGGCGGTTGCCAAACTGATGGCATTAAAAAAGCGCAACGATAGTAGGGGTTTTATTATTTTAGTCGATTTGCCAGCCCGAATCCCTTCATATGTTGTCGATATCCCCGAAATGGCCTGGGATCTAATTGAATTATCCGATAAACCGCTAACCATTGTATTTGATAAGGGCAAAAACCTTGCCCCATCGGTTTACGGGGAAAAAGGGACTATTGCCATCCGTGTTACCCGGAGCAAATTCTGCCAGCAGCTTATTTCAAGGTTTGGCCGCCCAATAGTATCAACCTCGGCCAACTACAGTGGAAACCCATTTCCAAAAAACTTCAACGAAATTTCACAAGAATTAATTTCATCGGTCAATTTTGTTGTTCCCGAAACGTTCGACTCCGAATCTACTGGAAAACCATCGTCGATTATTGCCCTAGGAAAAGGAAACCAGGTTAGAATTTTTAGGGAGTAA
- a CDS encoding glycosyltransferase family 2 protein, producing MVKISAVIITLNEENNIERCIRSVQRVADEILVVDSFSTDKTEQICKELGVRFIQHEFEGFRDQKNYAISQAIYDYILALDADEALSVELEKEVLDVKNNWKFDGYRFFRLNNYCGKWILHTDYYPEKRIRLFDRRKGKWHGANIHEVVKMAHGATVATLKGHLLHWRYQSYEEHINEVNLYSTISAKEYYKMGVKAGYFKILFHTSWRFIHSYFFRRGFLSGFNGLVISSLLAKHCFLKYAKLRKLYKINRKRQPFPFLNLLNMPVGNKPLTSVIITTYNQPEWLRKTLWGFEHQTEKRFEVLIADDGSGDETKQVVDEFKSRGLLNIIHVWHPDNGFQKCQILNKAILKTNSDYLIFTDGDCIPRRDFVEVHISNARRGKFLSGGYLKLVKSVSANISYTDIQEGAPFISSWLMKNGQPFTYKFLKLTQNPFIQKILNAITTTRPTWNGHNVSGWKDDIISVNGYNEDMQYGGLDRELGERLMNYGIKGKQIRYSAICVHLDHPRPYRTKSTWDKNYRIRKEVKRKKLKWTSNGIDKYIQL from the coding sequence ATGGTAAAGATTTCTGCGGTTATTATAACCCTCAACGAGGAAAATAATATTGAGCGTTGTATTCGCTCGGTTCAACGTGTTGCCGATGAGATTTTGGTGGTTGATAGTTTCTCGACCGATAAAACCGAGCAAATTTGCAAGGAGTTGGGAGTTCGTTTTATTCAACATGAGTTTGAAGGTTTTCGGGATCAGAAGAATTACGCCATATCGCAAGCCATCTACGATTACATCCTTGCTCTCGATGCCGACGAGGCCCTGTCGGTGGAACTGGAAAAGGAGGTGCTTGATGTTAAAAATAACTGGAAGTTCGATGGCTACAGGTTTTTCCGCCTCAATAATTACTGTGGTAAATGGATATTACACACCGATTATTATCCTGAAAAACGAATTAGATTATTCGATAGGCGAAAGGGTAAATGGCATGGAGCTAATATACACGAAGTGGTGAAAATGGCTCACGGGGCTACGGTTGCTACCCTAAAGGGTCATCTGCTTCACTGGCGTTACCAGTCGTACGAGGAGCATATCAACGAAGTAAACCTATACTCAACCATTTCGGCGAAGGAGTACTATAAAATGGGAGTTAAGGCTGGTTATTTTAAAATTCTTTTTCATACTTCATGGCGATTCATCCACTCATATTTTTTCCGTCGGGGGTTCTTATCTGGTTTTAACGGTTTAGTCATTAGCAGCCTTTTGGCTAAACATTGCTTTTTAAAATACGCTAAGCTTCGTAAACTTTACAAAATAAATCGTAAAAGGCAACCCTTCCCATTTTTAAACCTTTTAAATATGCCGGTAGGCAACAAGCCATTGACCTCGGTTATAATAACCACCTATAACCAACCTGAATGGCTAAGGAAAACCTTATGGGGGTTTGAGCACCAAACCGAAAAGCGGTTTGAGGTTTTGATAGCCGACGATGGTTCGGGCGATGAAACCAAACAGGTTGTTGATGAGTTTAAAAGTAGAGGTTTGCTAAACATTATACATGTGTGGCATCCCGACAACGGATTTCAGAAATGCCAGATACTCAACAAGGCAATTCTAAAAACAAATTCCGATTATTTAATTTTTACCGATGGTGATTGCATACCCCGTCGCGATTTTGTTGAAGTTCACATTAGCAATGCTAGGCGAGGAAAGTTTCTTAGCGGGGGTTATCTGAAATTAGTAAAATCGGTTTCCGCAAATATTTCTTATACCGATATTCAAGAGGGGGCACCTTTCATTTCATCGTGGCTCATGAAAAACGGACAACCGTTTACCTATAAATTTTTAAAGCTAACCCAAAACCCATTTATACAAAAGATATTAAACGCCATTACAACAACTAGGCCAACCTGGAATGGGCACAATGTAAGCGGTTGGAAAGATGATATTATTTCAGTAAACGGTTATAATGAGGATATGCAGTATGGCGGGCTTGACCGCGAGTTAGGCGAGAGGTTAATGAATTATGGTATTAAAGGAAAGCAAATCCGATATAGCGCAATTTGTGTCCATCTGGATCATCCTCGTCCGTACCGCACAAAAAGCACTTGGGATAAGAATTATCGTATCAGAAAGGAAGTAAAGCGGAAAAAGTTGAAGTGGACATCAAACGGTATTGATAAATACATACAGCTGTGA
- the purN gene encoding phosphoribosylglycinamide formyltransferase: MFNIAIFASGSGSNAENIAKHFLSNPKLKITLIATENPNAFVLERAKRLGIPTFLFTMDELRNGSVLSKLIEQKIDFIVLAGFLKMVPVEMVRHFNNRIVNIHPALLPKYGGKGMYGDRVHKAVIAAGETESGITIHYVNEHYDEGDIIFQARCSVLPNDTPETLAQRIHELEWEHYPKVIETLLEKMG, encoded by the coding sequence ATGTTCAACATAGCCATTTTTGCATCGGGATCAGGATCCAACGCCGAGAATATTGCCAAACACTTTTTGTCCAATCCAAAGCTTAAAATTACTCTAATAGCCACCGAAAACCCTAATGCGTTTGTTCTGGAAAGGGCTAAGCGTTTAGGGATACCAACTTTTCTTTTTACCATGGATGAGCTCAGGAATGGGAGTGTGTTGAGTAAGCTAATTGAGCAAAAAATTGATTTTATTGTTTTGGCCGGATTCCTGAAAATGGTTCCCGTTGAAATGGTTCGGCACTTCAACAATCGTATTGTGAATATACATCCAGCTCTACTCCCTAAGTATGGTGGTAAGGGCATGTATGGAGATAGGGTTCATAAGGCAGTTATTGCAGCAGGGGAAACGGAATCGGGGATAACCATTCATTATGTAAATGAACACTACGATGAGGGTGATATAATATTTCAGGCACGCTGCTCGGTTTTACCCAACGATACACCCGAAACCCTAGCTCAAAGGATACATGAGCTTGAATGGGAGCATTACCCTAAAGTTATTGAAACGCTTTTAGAGAAAATGGGCTAG
- a CDS encoding glycosyltransferase: MKKELLASLIISTYKNTEFLKVVLNSVFAQSDMRFEIIISEDAEHEHVKAFVEQLKSPVPLYHLTQPDIGWRKNLALNRAIAASNTDYLVFIDEDCVLHPRFMEFHIKWADEKAILAGKRVKLDAYSSKLIYEGKLSADRMNAYLLSNYFTIRKNGARFIEEGFFINPNGAMGLIPRLRTMHQLKGCNMSFPKSAIYAINGFDEDYTRPAIGEDIDLTWRFAKAGYKLKSVRNVSVQYHLYHKENWSNQEENIRMMLEKQKRNEFICKNGLVKL; encoded by the coding sequence GTGAAAAAAGAATTATTAGCCTCACTAATAATTTCAACCTATAAAAATACCGAGTTCCTAAAAGTTGTATTGAACTCAGTATTTGCTCAAAGCGATATGCGTTTTGAGATTATTATTTCCGAAGATGCCGAGCATGAACATGTTAAGGCTTTTGTGGAACAACTTAAATCACCAGTTCCGCTTTACCACCTCACTCAACCGGATATTGGCTGGCGCAAGAACCTTGCCTTAAACAGAGCCATTGCAGCATCCAATACTGACTACCTAGTTTTTATTGATGAGGATTGCGTGCTTCACCCCCGATTTATGGAATTCCATATTAAGTGGGCTGATGAAAAGGCTATACTGGCTGGCAAAAGGGTTAAACTTGATGCTTACTCATCAAAACTCATCTATGAAGGTAAATTATCGGCAGATCGAATGAACGCCTATTTACTTTCAAACTACTTTACCATAAGGAAAAACGGTGCACGTTTCATTGAGGAGGGTTTTTTTATTAACCCAAATGGAGCAATGGGGTTAATTCCTCGCCTTAGAACCATGCATCAGCTTAAAGGCTGTAACATGTCGTTCCCCAAAAGTGCCATATATGCAATAAACGGCTTTGATGAGGATTATACCCGACCAGCCATAGGTGAGGATATCGATCTTACCTGGCGCTTTGCAAAAGCTGGCTATAAATTAAAATCGGTGCGAAATGTTTCCGTGCAATATCACCTGTATCATAAAGAGAATTGGAGCAATCAGGAAGAAAATATCAGAATGATGCTTGAAAAGCAAAAAAGAAACGAATTTATCTGTAAAAATGGATTAGTCAAACTGTAA
- the fabF gene encoding beta-ketoacyl-ACP synthase II, with protein MEMKRVVVTGVGTINPLGNNIQEYWTNLENGVSGCELITSFDTSKFKTKFACMVKNFDPNNYFDRKEVKKLDPYTQFGLVAVEEAMKDSGINPEAIDLDMAGVIWASGIGGLQTLTEEMRGYFGGDGTPRFSPFFIPRMIADIAAGHISMKYGFRGPNFSTVSACASATNGIICALDVIRTGKANVVVTGGSEASVNEVGVAGFNALQALSTRNDEYKSASRPFDATRDGFVMGEGAGALILEEYEHAKARGAKIYCELVGGGMSADAYHLTAPHPEGLGARKVMENALRDAGMKPEDIDYINVHGTATPLGDVAETKAIIQVFGEHAYKLNISSTKSMTGHLLGAAGAIEALAAVMAVYKDVVPPTINLKEVDPEIDSKLNLTPNVAQKRVVRAALSNTFGFGGHNASIIVKKM; from the coding sequence ATGGAAATGAAACGTGTTGTTGTTACTGGTGTTGGAACCATTAACCCCTTAGGGAATAACATTCAGGAATACTGGACTAATCTTGAGAATGGAGTTAGTGGTTGTGAACTCATTACAAGTTTCGACACGTCGAAATTCAAAACCAAATTTGCCTGCATGGTAAAGAATTTTGACCCGAATAACTACTTCGATCGCAAGGAGGTTAAAAAGCTTGATCCTTATACACAGTTCGGGCTGGTGGCAGTAGAAGAAGCCATGAAGGATTCAGGCATTAACCCCGAGGCCATTGACCTCGATATGGCCGGAGTAATTTGGGCATCGGGTATAGGGGGTTTACAAACCCTTACCGAGGAAATGAGAGGCTATTTCGGTGGTGATGGAACACCCCGATTTAGCCCCTTTTTCATTCCTAGGATGATTGCCGACATAGCAGCCGGGCATATCTCCATGAAGTACGGTTTCCGTGGACCAAACTTCTCAACCGTATCGGCCTGCGCATCGGCTACCAACGGTATTATTTGTGCTCTCGATGTAATCCGAACCGGGAAAGCTAACGTTGTTGTAACCGGAGGTTCTGAGGCCTCAGTTAACGAAGTTGGCGTTGCTGGATTTAATGCGCTTCAGGCACTATCAACCCGTAATGATGAGTACAAGTCTGCTTCACGCCCATTTGATGCAACACGCGATGGTTTTGTTATGGGTGAAGGAGCTGGAGCTCTGATACTCGAAGAGTACGAACATGCTAAAGCCCGTGGGGCTAAAATTTACTGTGAGCTGGTAGGCGGCGGCATGTCGGCCGATGCATACCACCTGACAGCACCTCACCCCGAGGGGCTTGGAGCCCGTAAGGTTATGGAAAATGCCTTACGCGATGCTGGCATGAAACCTGAGGATATCGATTACATTAACGTTCATGGTACAGCCACTCCACTTGGCGATGTTGCTGAAACAAAAGCCATTATCCAAGTTTTTGGTGAGCATGCCTACAAGCTAAATATCAGCTCAACAAAATCGATGACCGGTCACCTGCTTGGCGCTGCCGGTGCCATTGAGGCTCTTGCTGCAGTTATGGCCGTTTATAAAGATGTGGTACCACCAACCATCAACCTAAAAGAGGTTGATCCTGAAATTGACAGCAAGCTTAACCTAACGCCAAATGTTGCGCAAAAGCGAGTTGTTCGTGCTGCTTTAAGTAACACCTTTGGTTTTGGTGGACACAACGCATCCATCATCGTAAAAAAGATGTAG
- the rnc gene encoding ribonuclease III, with product MLKFLSKPIRRLRLTAADKEFYQNLKKILGFAPDNLDVYKLALVHRSASLIISPGQKVDNERLEYLGDAILDAIVADYLFAEFPNSDEGFLTKMRAKIVSRNNMNQLAISIGLPDVVKVNNGALNHQKYIYGNALEAIVGAMFIDKGFKFTSDVVVNNFLRHHINLEELESIEYDYKSRILEIAQKLHIKVAFDTHDYGDNKQKPQFEAILIWNGKEIGRGLGQSKKEAEQKASMQGIELAEGELQSEKQKEETPNEDPSNELI from the coding sequence GTGTTAAAATTCTTAAGTAAACCCATACGTCGGTTACGCTTAACGGCCGCCGATAAAGAATTTTATCAGAATCTTAAAAAAATTTTGGGGTTTGCCCCCGATAATCTTGATGTTTACAAGCTGGCGCTGGTTCACAGGTCAGCTTCGCTTATTATATCGCCTGGTCAAAAGGTTGATAATGAAAGGCTGGAATACCTTGGCGATGCCATCCTCGATGCCATTGTGGCCGACTACCTATTTGCTGAATTCCCCAATAGCGACGAGGGTTTCCTTACTAAAATGCGGGCAAAGATTGTTAGCCGCAACAATATGAACCAGCTTGCAATCAGTATTGGGCTACCTGACGTGGTCAAGGTAAATAATGGTGCCCTTAACCACCAAAAGTATATTTACGGTAATGCCCTGGAAGCCATAGTTGGCGCCATGTTTATCGATAAGGGATTTAAGTTTACCAGCGATGTGGTGGTAAACAACTTCCTACGGCACCATATCAACCTTGAAGAGCTGGAAAGCATTGAATACGATTACAAGAGCCGAATTCTGGAAATTGCGCAAAAGCTGCACATTAAGGTTGCCTTTGATACTCACGATTACGGCGATAATAAGCAAAAACCACAGTTTGAGGCAATACTCATCTGGAATGGGAAGGAGATTGGCCGTGGCTTAGGCCAATCGAAAAAGGAAGCAGAACAGAAAGCCTCAATGCAAGGAATTGAATTAGCTGAGGGTGAATTACAAAGCGAAAAACAAAAGGAAGAAACACCGAACGAAGATCCCAGCAACGAACTAATTTAA